The following proteins come from a genomic window of Trifolium pratense cultivar HEN17-A07 linkage group LG4, ARS_RC_1.1, whole genome shotgun sequence:
- the LOC123882299 gene encoding disease resistance protein RUN1-like translates to MENYEEQSHGFTYDVFLSFRGEDTRHNFIGYLRDALRQRRINAFFDDANLELGEDISPALLKAIKESKILVIVFSENYASSGWCLRELVKIMECREKNNKQIAFPIFYHVNPSDIRRQRNSYGEAMVVHQNTFGKDSENIKAWTTALSEAANLKGHHIHTGFEIDHVTEIAKEIAKKVHAKIAPKPLPVSEKLYGLDQHIEEVKSLLDLKPNDDTVCLLGIIGLGGIGKTELAKALYNKIVHKFEAASILENVREKWNRINGPEYLQKTLLLEMFEEPETAWGSTSKGIKEIKHKLGRKKVLLVLDDVDEMKQLENLAGGSDWFGPGSRIIITTRDKGLLVGTYLIEVKTYEMTGLNDQHSLELFCRNAFGKNNPKTGYESMSSRAVGYAKGLPLALKVIGSNLSTRKSLKAWENALKDYERIPLKAIQDVLKLSYDVLEHYAQSVFLDIACFFTGKSVEYVEEILYEFSAASNIEELVNKGLLNVDNGHLNMHYLIRDMGREIVRQEAPNNPAKRSRLWFHQDVIDVLSANDSGCDAIQGIMLEPPEYTTEVYLNDYTFEKMNRLRILIVKNIYVSSEPKHLPNHLRLLDWKEYPSKTFPPKFYPRNIIILNLPDSQLTMEEPFKQFTYLTVMNFSNNQSITTMPDVSKVENLRELRLDDCKNLTTVHESIVFLQRLVHLSALGCTKLEIFPQRMFLPSLEVLDLDWCKKLEHFPDIVNKMNKPLKIRMSHTSIKKLPNSVGNLIGLVSIDMEHSEKLEYLPSSLFSLPNVVAFDFGSCSKLGGSIKRFLPDSPSEGNECSTLKTMHFEKSSLSDEDMQAILICFPKLEELFVSKNNLVSLPACIIGSTHLTNLDVSDCKMLREIPQCTNLRILDVHGCTSLTDISELPCTIQKIDAINCFNLSSDTSDMLWDQVKKERSGLEIVMPRTNVPKWFDYRRERGIPCLWVREKFPINVAFALVFQAVADGIKRIDLDFVKLHLVINGQRVPHKSNYNIMIEPNHVSVCDLRLLYNDDEWLSIDALLLKHKWNKVQISYEAENSIVTLSEWGIFVYKQGTDNLEEHVQFLCPMPVIGQDSGSPSTVAMDVVSSSEFREFKEEIRGEMATQKDNQAAMKNQLDTIQQLLLTLASKQT, encoded by the exons ATGGAAAATTATGAAGAACAGTCACATGGTTTCACTTATGATGTTTTCCTCAGTTTTAGAGGGGAAGACACGCGGCACAATTTTATTGGATATCTTCGTGATGCATTGCGGCAGAGGAGAATCAATGCTTTCTTTGATGATGCGAATCTGGAATTAGGAGAAGACATTTCACCTGCCCTTTTAAAAGCCATTAAAGAATCTAAGATCTTAGTTATTGTTTTTTCTGAGAATTACGCATCTTCCGGGTGGTGTCTTAGGGAACTAGTGAAGATCATGGAATGTAgggaaaaaaacaataaacaaatcGCTTTCCCAATTTTTTACCATGTTAATCCATCTGATATACGACGTCAAAGAAATAGCTATGGAGAAGCCATGGTTGTTCATCAGAATACGTTTGGAAAAGACTCGGAAAATATAAAGGCATGGACAACAGCATTGTCTGAAGCTGCAAACTTGAAAGGTCACCACATCCACACCGG GTTCGAAATCGATCATGTTACAGAGATTGCCAAAGAGATTGCCAAAAAGGTCCATGCTAAGATAGCTCCTAAACCTTTACCTGTTAGTGAGAAACTATATGGACTTGATCAACACATAGAAGAAGTGAAGTCACTTCTAGACTTGAAACCAAATGATGACACTGTATGCTTGTTGGGCATAATTGGACTTGGCGGAATAGGGAAAACTGAACTTGCCAAAGCACTGTATAACAAGATTGTGCACAAATTTGAAGCTGCAAGTATACTTGAAAATGTTAGAGAGAAGTGGAACAGAATCAATGGCCCAGAATATCTACAAAAGACCCTTTTATTAGAGATGTTTGAGGAGCCAGAAACTGCGTGGGGAAGTACAAGTAAAGGAATCAAAGAAATAAAACACAAGCTTGGAAGGAAAAAGGTTCTTTTGGTACTTGACGATGTTGATGAGATGAAACAATTAGAAAACTTGGCAGGAGGAAGTGATTGGTTTGGTCCAGGTAGTAGGATCATAATAACTACAAGGGATAAAGGTTTGCTCGTGGGTACTTATTTAATAGAGGTTAAGACTTATGAAATGACTGGACTTAATGATCAACATTCTCTTGAGTTGTTTTGTAGAAATGCATTTGGAAAAAACAATCCTAAAACAGGATATGAATCTATGTCTTCTCGCGCGGTTGGTTATGCGAAAGGTCTTCCATTGGCTTTAAAAGTTATAGGCTCCAATTTGTCTACTAGAAAAAGTTTAAAAGCTTGGGAGAATGCATTGAAAGATTATGAGAGGATTCCACTGAAAGCGATTCAAGATGTGCTTAAATTAAGCTATGATGTGTTGGAGCATTATGCACAAAGTGTTTTCCTAGATATAGCTTGCTTCTTCACAGGGAAAAGCGTGGAATATGTTGAAGAAATACTTTATGAATTCAGCGCAGCATCAAATATTGAAGAGCTTGTTAATAAAGGTCTCTTGAATGTCGATAATGGCCACTTGAATATGCATTACCTAATACGTGATATGGGTAGAGAGATTGTTAGGCAAGAGGCACCAAATAATCCTGCAAAACGTAGTAGATTATGGTTTCATCAAGATGTCATTGATGTATTATCGGCCAACGATTCA GGGTGTGATGCAATTCAAGGGATAATGCTTGAACCTCCTGAATATACAACAGAAGTATATTTGAATGATTATACTTTTGAGAAGATGAACCGTCTCAGAATTCTCattgttaaaaatatatatgtttcatCAGAGCCTAAACATCTTCCAAATCATTTAAGGCTACTTGACTGGAAGGAATACCCTTCAAAGACTTTCCCACCAAAATTTTATCCGAGAAATATCATCATCTTAAATTTGCCTGATAGTCAACTTACAATGGAAGAGCCATTTAAG CAATTTACGTATCTGACTGTCATGAATTTCTCAAATAATCAATCTATCACAACAATGCCTGACGTGTCCAAAGTTGAAAATTTGAGAGAATTGCGACTTGATGATTGTAAGAACTTAACTACTGTTCATGAATCCATTGTATTTCTCCAACGTCTTGTTCACTTAAGCGCTTTGGGATGCACCAAACTTGAAATCTTTCCGCAAAGAATGTTTTTACCATCTCTAGAAGTCCTTGACCTTGATTGGTGTAAAAAACTTGAACACTTCCCAGATATAGTGAACAAGATGAATAAACCATTGAAGATTCGTATGAGTCATACCTCTATTAAGAAGCTGCCAAATTCTGTCGGTAATCTTATTGGACTTGTTTCAATAGACATGGAACATAGTGAGAAACTCGAATATCTACCAAGTAGCTTATTCAGTTTACCAAATGTTGTTGCTTTTGACTTTGGAAGTTGTTCTAAACTTGGTGGATCTATCAAAAGATTTCTACCTGATAGCCCTTCAGAAGGCAATGAATGTTCAACATTAAAAACAATGCATTTTGAAAAAAGCAGTTTGTCAGATGAAGATATGCAGGCAATACTCATATGTTTTCCAAAATTAGAAGAATTGTTTGTATCAAAGAACAATTTGGTCTCTCTGCCAGCGTGCATTATAGGGTCTACTCACTTGACAAATCTTGATGTCAGTGATTGCAAAATGCTTAGAGAAATTCCCCAATGCACCAACTTGAGAATTCTGGATGTCCATGGTTGTACGAGCCTTACAGATATTTCAGAGTTGCCATGCACAATTCAAAAAATAGATGCAATAAATTGCTTCAACTTATCTTCGGATACATCAGACATGCTATGGGATCAG GTGAAAAAAGAGAGGAGTGGATTAGAAATTGTGATGCCTAGAACCAATGTTCCAAAATGGTTCGATTATAGACGCGAAAGAGGAATTCCGTGTTTATGGGTTCGTGAGAAGTTTCCCATTAATGTTGCTTTTGCATTGGTGTTCCAAGCTGTTGCAGATGGGATCAAAAGAATAGATCTCGATTTTGTTAAACTTCATTTGGTTATCAACGGTCAACGTGTCCCTCACAAAAGCAATTACAACATCATGATTGAACCAAATCATGTTTCAGTTTGTGATCTACGATTGTTATACAATGATGACGAGTGGCTAAGCATTGATGCATTACTTCTTAAGCATAAATGGAATAAAGTGCAAATTTCATATGAAGCGGAGAATAGTATCGTGACACTAAGTGAATGGGGAATTTTTGTGTACAAACAAGGAACTGATAACTTGGAAGAACATGTTCAATTCCTGTGTCCTATGCCTGTTATTGGTCAAGATTCTGGATCTCCTTCTACCGTTGCTATGGATGTGGTATCTTCCTCCGAGTTCAGGGAATTCAAGGAAGAGATAAGAGGAGAGATGGCCACTCAAAAGGACAATCAAGCTGCTATGAAGAATCAGTTGGATACCATACAGCAGCTCTTGTTGACTTTAGCCTCCAAACAAACCTAG